One Streptomyces lincolnensis genomic region harbors:
- a CDS encoding tyrosinase family protein, whose translation MDIRKSAVDLTDQERDRFLEALIRLKHRPAPAGPAGVSVYDQFVALHTAVMTVLPPGSPPSPPVNYAHWNIGFCAWHRQYVRQFEKALQAEVPGVTVPYWDWTDHQGAVTKLFTGDFLGSLASGPPAPLPDSVLRNPVPPAERPAWWPTDIAEATGYAIHPLLEEGFGTRLARRKGAQAWPPGKAQIAQLEQLVLQQPGVHPFWYFWAALEEGFMARDDNGAQVYTPTHNTGHNFIGGHMSRGFSPNDPVFWLHHANVDRLWATWQTRRLTTVPGSKPKDHYPPPQQLSPFTGEAQPPGHGLNDKMWPWVGTTPGYDTDQTPQLKALLPDFTGAEAVTVLDVLDTQTMDGEGYDYATP comes from the coding sequence ATGGACATCCGTAAGAGCGCCGTCGACCTCACCGACCAGGAGCGGGACCGGTTCCTGGAAGCCCTCATCCGCCTCAAGCACCGACCGGCGCCCGCAGGCCCCGCGGGCGTGAGCGTCTACGACCAGTTCGTCGCCCTGCACACCGCGGTCATGACCGTCCTACCGCCAGGCTCTCCCCCGAGCCCGCCGGTCAACTACGCCCACTGGAACATCGGATTCTGCGCCTGGCACCGCCAGTACGTCAGACAGTTCGAAAAGGCGCTCCAGGCCGAGGTCCCCGGCGTCACCGTCCCGTACTGGGACTGGACCGACCACCAAGGCGCCGTCACCAAGCTGTTCACCGGCGACTTCCTCGGCTCCCTCGCCTCGGGTCCCCCCGCGCCTCTGCCCGACAGCGTGCTGCGCAACCCGGTCCCACCGGCCGAGCGCCCGGCCTGGTGGCCGACGGACATCGCGGAAGCGACGGGCTACGCGATCCATCCGCTCCTGGAGGAAGGCTTCGGGACACGCCTGGCCAGGAGAAAGGGCGCACAGGCGTGGCCGCCCGGGAAGGCCCAGATCGCCCAGCTCGAACAGCTCGTCCTGCAACAGCCCGGCGTCCACCCCTTCTGGTACTTCTGGGCGGCTCTCGAAGAGGGCTTCATGGCGCGGGACGACAACGGCGCGCAGGTGTACACGCCCACCCACAACACCGGGCACAACTTCATCGGCGGACACATGTCCCGCGGCTTCTCGCCCAACGACCCCGTCTTCTGGCTCCACCACGCCAACGTGGACCGCCTGTGGGCCACCTGGCAAACCCGACGCCTCACCACCGTCCCCGGCTCCAAGCCGAAGGACCACTACCCCCCGCCACAACAACTCTCACCGTTCACCGGCGAAGCCCAGCCACCCGGCCACGGCCTGAACGACAAGATGTGGCCCTGGGTAGGCACGACACCGGGTTACGACACGGACCAGACGCCCCAACTGAAGGCGCTCCTACCCGACTTCACGGGCGCCGAGGCCGTGACCGTCCTGGATGTGCTGGACACACAGACCATGGACGGCGAGGGATACGACTACGCGACGCCTTGA